The following proteins are co-located in the Methanobrevibacter thaueri genome:
- a CDS encoding DUF2070 family protein, translated as MSSMSSVAGLSKYIKTLPETRFTIIGILILSFIIGSVFYLIDLVPNQGILIDLILGGLFGVVVLGVSSIMSGALNQQVIAALHGINLKIKHSMFLSGLSMFFLGIFIIGGCIVSRVLNIDVTVNSALFGLVIIYGFNTLVFWATSKVRFAIAAVTGSIQPLLILTMYVLIAFLFIDTSFLGPVIIQVLLKTLVASIIFVLAIYAFVTVIASPFKKNLGIGVLDLLSLFIAHMNEGSNSLEGLFENMSEAIDTLVTFVSFKTENGIKALFISPSVHPGPLGDLGGSNMPTILANKFDHFTMVAHGPSTHDFNPIAVAEIDKIEDAVRNGLNHVEYSPNASKFLRYNAKKANIGVQFFNDGMVILSTFAPEAVDDIEFGVGLTMMTQSRSKCNVKDSVIVDCHNSFTAESGEVLPGNAEVFHLIDVIDKIDPNQEKYDIKVGCYEDTMGDLDKHEGIGESGIKTMVVEVADQRTAYVLFDSNNMEIGFRQEIMDAVSDLEIDEIEVMTTDTHTVNTLSRGYNPIGIAKRPEIIEYVRLSIKEAIKDLEKVEVGTGTKKIKNLNTFGPNNSTELISTISSVVAVSKIIAPVLLITALLIVFIWIFFGGL; from the coding sequence ATGTCAAGTATGAGCAGTGTTGCGGGGTTGTCAAAATACATCAAAACCCTGCCAGAAACTAGATTTACAATAATAGGAATATTAATATTGAGTTTTATAATTGGAAGCGTTTTTTACTTAATAGATTTAGTGCCGAACCAAGGAATACTCATTGATTTAATATTGGGAGGATTATTCGGAGTTGTGGTTTTGGGAGTTTCATCAATTATGAGCGGTGCCCTGAATCAGCAGGTGATAGCGGCACTTCATGGAATCAACTTAAAAATCAAACATTCCATGTTTCTATCAGGACTTTCAATGTTTTTCCTGGGAATCTTCATCATTGGAGGATGCATCGTATCCAGGGTTTTAAACATCGATGTCACAGTCAATTCAGCGCTGTTCGGATTGGTAATCATCTATGGATTCAACACACTGGTTTTCTGGGCCACATCAAAAGTAAGGTTTGCAATAGCTGCAGTCACCGGTTCTATTCAGCCTCTGCTCATTCTAACAATGTACGTATTAATAGCTTTCCTGTTCATTGACACCAGTTTCTTGGGACCGGTTATCATTCAGGTCCTATTGAAAACATTGGTTGCTTCAATAATATTCGTTTTAGCGATTTATGCATTCGTTACCGTTATCGCTTCCCCATTCAAGAAAAATCTGGGAATAGGAGTGTTGGATTTATTAAGTTTGTTCATTGCTCATATGAATGAGGGATCAAATTCCCTTGAGGGATTGTTTGAGAACATGAGTGAGGCAATCGACACTCTTGTTACATTCGTTAGTTTCAAAACAGAAAATGGAATAAAAGCATTGTTCATCTCTCCTTCCGTGCATCCCGGTCCTTTAGGAGATCTTGGAGGATCAAACATGCCGACTATCCTTGCAAACAAGTTCGACCATTTCACAATGGTTGCGCATGGTCCTTCCACACATGACTTCAACCCGATTGCAGTGGCTGAAATCGATAAGATTGAGGATGCCGTCAGAAATGGATTAAACCATGTTGAATATTCTCCAAACGCCAGTAAATTCCTCAGATACAATGCCAAAAAGGCAAATATTGGAGTTCAGTTTTTCAATGATGGTATGGTAATCCTATCAACATTCGCACCTGAAGCCGTTGACGATATCGAGTTCGGTGTGGGATTGACAATGATGACCCAAAGCAGAAGCAAATGCAACGTCAAGGATTCCGTCATCGTTGACTGTCACAACTCATTCACCGCCGAAAGTGGAGAGGTTCTTCCTGGAAATGCTGAAGTGTTCCATCTGATTGACGTTATCGACAAGATAGATCCTAATCAGGAAAAATATGATATCAAAGTGGGTTGCTATGAGGACACCATGGGTGACCTCGACAAGCATGAGGGAATCGGTGAAAGTGGAATAAAGACAATGGTCGTTGAAGTTGCAGACCAAAGAACCGCATACGTCCTGTTTGATTCAAATAATATGGAAATAGGATTCAGGCAAGAGATAATGGATGCGGTAAGCGATTTGGAGATAGATGAAATCGAAGTAATGACCACTGACACCCACACAGTCAACACACTTTCAAGAGGTTATAATCCAATTGGAATAGCAAAAAGACCTGAAATCATTGAATATGTAAGGTTAAGTATAAAAGAAGCGATAAAAGATTTAGAAAAAGTAGAAGTTGGAACTGGAACTAAAAAAATTAAGAATCTTAACACATTCGGACCAAACAATTCAACAGAATTGATTTCAACAATCAGTTCAGTTGTGGCTGTCAGTAAGATTATAGCTCCAGTCTTGCTTATTACAGCATTATTAATCGTATTTATATGGATTTTCTTTGGGGGATTATAG
- a CDS encoding acetyl-CoA carboxylase biotin carboxylase subunit, with amino-acid sequence MFEKVLIANRGEIAIRVMRACRELDIKSVAIYSDADKTSLYTNYADESYPLGNPSPAKSYLNIEKIIDIALESGADAIHPGYGFLAENAKFGEECEKNGIKLIGPTGDVINKMGDKITSKALMKKAGVPVIEGTPEGVTDIEEAKEIARQIGYPVIVKASAGGGGIGMRAVYEEDELVRAIESTQSVASTNFGDSTVFIEKYLEKPRHIEFQLLADEHGNVIHVADRECSIQRRHQKLLEEAPSPIMTEELREEMGGSAVRAAEYIGYKSAGTVEFLYDNGEYYFLEMNTRIQVEHPITELVTNTDLIKEQIRIANGDELTYQQKDIQVNGHAIECRINAEDPLNDFAPNPGKITGYRSPGGPGVRLDSGVYMNYTIPTFYDSMISKLITYGRDRNDAIDRMKRALSEYIILGVRTTIPFHKAVLRNPNFISGNLNTHFIDTYKKGIEEEMENVIAEDLELVNKMKSTFMPGKKIAAISAAVGSYQNMAKNQQMQKK; translated from the coding sequence ATGTTTGAAAAAGTATTAATTGCAAATAGAGGAGAAATCGCCATTAGAGTTATGCGTGCTTGTCGTGAACTCGACATCAAAAGCGTGGCAATCTACTCTGATGCGGACAAAACATCTCTTTACACAAATTATGCTGATGAAAGTTACCCGCTTGGAAATCCCTCACCAGCAAAATCCTACCTGAATATCGAGAAAATCATCGATATAGCATTGGAATCCGGGGCAGATGCGATTCACCCAGGATACGGATTTTTAGCTGAAAACGCTAAATTTGGTGAAGAATGTGAAAAAAATGGAATTAAACTCATCGGACCGACCGGTGATGTGATTAACAAGATGGGTGACAAAATCACATCCAAGGCACTTATGAAAAAGGCAGGAGTTCCAGTAATTGAAGGTACACCTGAAGGAGTAACCGACATTGAGGAAGCTAAAGAAATAGCTCGCCAAATCGGATATCCTGTAATCGTAAAGGCTTCAGCAGGTGGTGGAGGAATTGGTATGCGTGCAGTTTATGAGGAAGACGAACTTGTACGTGCAATCGAATCAACACAATCTGTTGCATCCACAAACTTCGGTGATTCAACCGTATTCATTGAAAAATACCTTGAAAAACCACGTCACATTGAATTCCAATTATTGGCAGACGAACACGGTAACGTAATCCATGTAGCTGACAGGGAATGTTCAATCCAAAGAAGACACCAAAAGCTATTGGAAGAGGCACCTTCCCCAATCATGACAGAAGAGTTAAGAGAAGAAATGGGCGGAAGCGCCGTCAGAGCTGCAGAATACATCGGATATAAAAGTGCAGGAACTGTGGAATTCCTTTATGACAATGGAGAATATTACTTCCTTGAAATGAACACACGTATTCAAGTGGAACACCCAATTACCGAACTTGTCACAAATACCGATTTGATTAAGGAACAAATCAGAATCGCAAACGGCGATGAGTTAACCTACCAGCAAAAGGACATACAGGTAAACGGACATGCAATTGAATGTCGTATCAACGCTGAAGACCCACTTAACGACTTTGCACCAAACCCTGGAAAAATCACAGGTTACAGATCCCCTGGAGGACCGGGTGTACGTTTAGACAGTGGTGTTTACATGAACTATACAATTCCGACCTTCTATGATTCAATGATTTCAAAACTAATCACCTACGGAAGGGACAGGAACGATGCAATCGACAGAATGAAAAGGGCATTGAGCGAATACATCATATTAGGTGTTAGAACAACAATCCCATTCCATAAGGCAGTCCTAAGAAACCCTAACTTCATTTCCGGTAATCTGAACACCCACTTCATTGACACCTACAAGAAAGGTATTGAAGAGGAAATGGAAAACGTCATTGCAGAAGACCTTGAACTCGTGAACAAAATGAAATCAACATTCATGCCGGGTAAAAAGATAGCTGCAATCTCAGCTGCTGTTGGATCCTACCAGAACATGGCCAAAAATCAACAAATGCAAAAGAAATAA
- a CDS encoding biotin--[acetyl-CoA-carboxylase] ligase: MRKEIIELLKKENKLSDEAISELKDINIHDFSEIIEEIGTQPTEHIKASEISKDLDTTWAGKNLYVFDEVKSTNTVAKFLAMNGAENGTVVISEKQTDAKGRSGKAWASPVGGIWLSLIVKPNVDYSKLPMITIGTGVAVAKAIERTGITSAEIKWPNDIIIHDKKVCGILTEAVTTFNTIDSVIIGVGIDANIDIDDFPEELQDGTTTLADELGRKEDENVLIRLFLEEFEKIAETFNEGDYESILKDWRKRSYSVGKIVEVREPFNKNFDAYVVGIGREGALIVEKIDGTLEKVISGECIIKK; the protein is encoded by the coding sequence ATGAGAAAAGAAATTATAGAATTATTGAAAAAAGAAAATAAACTTTCCGATGAAGCAATCAGTGAGCTCAAGGACATTAATATCCATGACTTTTCTGAAATCATTGAAGAGATTGGAACACAACCAACAGAACACATTAAGGCATCAGAAATCTCTAAAGATTTAGATACAACATGGGCTGGAAAAAACCTATATGTTTTCGATGAGGTCAAATCTACAAATACTGTCGCCAAATTTTTAGCGATGAATGGTGCTGAAAACGGAACTGTAGTCATTTCCGAAAAACAAACCGATGCAAAAGGAAGATCCGGAAAGGCATGGGCTTCACCAGTTGGTGGAATCTGGCTATCCTTAATCGTGAAACCAAATGTTGATTATTCAAAGCTTCCAATGATTACAATTGGAACCGGTGTGGCTGTTGCAAAGGCTATTGAAAGAACCGGAATAACCTCCGCTGAAATCAAATGGCCTAACGACATCATCATTCATGACAAGAAAGTCTGTGGAATATTGACTGAAGCGGTCACCACATTCAATACAATCGACAGCGTCATTATCGGTGTAGGAATAGATGCTAATATTGACATTGATGACTTCCCTGAAGAATTGCAAGACGGAACAACAACACTTGCTGATGAACTCGGAAGAAAAGAGGACGAAAACGTTTTAATCAGATTGTTCTTGGAAGAATTTGAAAAAATCGCCGAAACATTCAACGAAGGCGACTATGAATCAATTCTCAAGGATTGGAGAAAACGTTCATACAGTGTTGGAAAAATCGTTGAAGTTAGAGAACCTTTCAACAAAAACTTTGACGCTTATGTTGTAGGTATAGGTAGGGAAGGCGCTCTAATCGTTGAAAAAATTGACGGAACCTTAGAAAAAGTAATTTCAGGAGAATGTATAATTAAAAAATAA
- a CDS encoding EMC6-like membrane protein — MDTTIKVTTIHVIFALIAALISAALTLGWLGFKNDIFAFFVAVIILYFVGQFCQKIAGEEISGFSQWLWDGIAPFYFTWVIAYTLFVMYL, encoded by the coding sequence ATGGACACAACAATAAAAGTTACAACTATTCACGTTATTTTCGCGCTTATTGCTGCTTTAATTTCAGCTGCCTTAACCTTAGGCTGGCTCGGATTTAAAAATGATATATTTGCATTCTTTGTTGCAGTAATTATCTTATATTTCGTAGGCCAATTTTGTCAAAAAATTGCAGGAGAAGAAATATCAGGATTTTCCCAATGGTTATGGGACGGAATTGCACCGTTTTACTTCACTTGGGTTATAGCATACACATTATTTGTAATGTACCTATAA
- a CDS encoding METTL5 family protein — protein MKKITRKKHLEMRLQSIPAHPKPKVGLEQYTTPSIIASDLIWNAHSLGDIEDLDIVDLGCGTGVFAIGSALMGANSSIGVDIDEDSIALAMDVKDKLHVGNVEFIVSDICDFNGASGADTVFQNPPFGSQRNADSGQDLKFIQKAIELNCDVLYSFHMASTEEFLIKYYNDNNLEITHIFRYKFPIPKIYDFHTKEKQDVDVIAIRAELK, from the coding sequence ATGAAAAAGATTACTCGCAAAAAACATTTGGAAATGAGGCTTCAGTCAATACCTGCCCATCCCAAGCCAAAGGTGGGCCTTGAACAGTACACAACTCCCTCAATCATTGCATCCGATTTGATTTGGAATGCCCATTCGCTGGGAGATATTGAGGATTTGGATATTGTTGATTTGGGGTGTGGAACTGGAGTTTTTGCAATCGGATCCGCATTGATGGGGGCAAATTCGTCAATTGGTGTAGATATTGATGAGGATTCCATTGCCTTGGCAATGGACGTTAAGGATAAGCTGCATGTCGGCAATGTAGAATTCATTGTCAGTGACATCTGTGATTTTAATGGGGCGTCAGGTGCAGATACTGTATTTCAAAACCCGCCTTTCGGATCTCAAAGAAATGCAGATTCAGGTCAGGATTTGAAGTTTATTCAGAAAGCCATCGAATTGAATTGCGATGTGCTGTACTCATTCCACATGGCATCAACCGAAGAATTTCTAATAAAATACTATAATGATAATAATCTTGAAATAACTCATATTTTCAGATATAAATTCCCAATTCCGAAAATTTATGATTTTCACACAAAAGAAAAGCAAGATGTTGATGTTATTGCCATTAGGGCGGAATTAAAATAA
- a CDS encoding TIGR03576 family pyridoxal phosphate-dependent enzyme, whose product MIITNSLDEVKKREKALSIIKDIVENKGREFLFDLTGLSGGFIASPSDLSLLETYVGPAIFEEALQEVGIEHMGGEKVLPLNRTSSGILATILALVEEDTNVVHYLAQLPAHPSIPRSCKLVGANYFETDVFEEFSIPDNTSLVVITGSTMDLKVIDEDEFRRVIEMAHEKGIPVMVDDASGARLRTVVFNQARACDLGADIAITSTDKLMPGPRGGLMAGRKELIDEIKVKVNQFGLEAQPPAVLAMLNGIKNFNGDNLVKSFERKDEFFDMLNEKFSNFEKTPNGVLISPEGLADEIGVDHNLSDDDLAFVLSFILLKDHGIITIPAVGMPGASATIRFDLSTNDAFNLDLNDLSEKLESSFNKLLNVVSDENKCREIIFG is encoded by the coding sequence ATGATTATTACTAATTCCTTAGATGAAGTCAAAAAAAGAGAAAAGGCCCTTTCGATTATTAAGGACATAGTTGAAAATAAGGGTCGTGAATTCTTATTTGACTTAACAGGACTTTCTGGTGGATTCATTGCCAGTCCATCAGACTTAAGTCTTTTAGAGACCTATGTCGGCCCAGCTATTTTTGAAGAAGCGCTCCAAGAGGTAGGAATTGAGCATATGGGAGGAGAGAAAGTTCTCCCATTGAACAGAACCTCTTCTGGCATTTTGGCCACTATATTGGCATTGGTTGAAGAGGACACTAATGTGGTTCATTACCTTGCTCAATTGCCTGCGCATCCCTCAATACCTCGCAGCTGCAAGCTGGTTGGAGCCAATTATTTTGAAACTGACGTTTTTGAAGAGTTTTCAATACCAGACAATACATCATTGGTTGTCATCACAGGTTCCACAATGGACCTTAAGGTGATTGACGAGGATGAATTCAGGAGAGTCATTGAAATGGCCCATGAGAAAGGAATTCCCGTCATGGTGGATGACGCCTCAGGAGCAAGGCTCAGGACTGTAGTGTTCAATCAGGCCCGTGCATGTGACTTGGGAGCGGATATTGCAATAACAAGCACAGATAAACTAATGCCGGGTCCAAGAGGAGGACTTATGGCAGGCCGTAAGGAATTGATTGATGAAATTAAGGTTAAGGTGAATCAATTTGGTCTTGAAGCTCAACCGCCAGCAGTTCTAGCCATGTTGAATGGAATAAAAAACTTCAATGGAGACAATCTGGTTAAAAGTTTTGAGAGGAAAGATGAGTTTTTCGACATGTTAAATGAAAAATTCAGCAACTTCGAAAAAACGCCTAATGGGGTTTTAATCTCACCTGAAGGGTTGGCTGATGAAATCGGTGTTGACCATAATTTGTCTGATGATGATTTGGCGTTTGTCCTTTCGTTCATTTTGCTCAAGGATCATGGCATCATAACAATTCCTGCTGTCGGGATGCCTGGTGCATCTGCGACAATCAGATTTGACTTGTCAACTAATGACGCTTTCAACTTGGACTTGAATGATTTAAGTGAAAAATTAGAATCTTCATTTAATAAGTTGCTTAATGTAGTGTCCGATGAGAATAAATGCAGGGAAATTATTTTTGGTTGA
- a CDS encoding putative RNA uridine N3 methyltransferase — translation MYKDELSIFIPNSFLSESKDLKIRTYKVGIIGRALAIFKADNVVIYNDDHEKNEDGNEDGAFIAEVLNYMNTPQYLRKQAIPIKAELKHVGILPPLRTPHHPVNSQPDVGDYRQGFTVKRNKKGTFVDIGMDKLAFCKEQLTVKKIFDFKITKIAKKEVIVTPDKPDDVYWGYNVISSNKSLKNSLKLIKPDLVVETTRYGDYIDSIFDELKHKVDERKSIAILFGGPYSSISEDVSNPNWDLYKVNTLPGQGTETVRTEEAVVATLSLFNFMRF, via the coding sequence ATGTATAAAGATGAGCTATCTATATTTATTCCAAACTCATTTCTTTCTGAGTCTAAAGATCTTAAAATCCGTACTTACAAAGTAGGGATTATCGGTAGAGCTTTAGCTATTTTTAAAGCAGATAATGTGGTTATCTATAATGATGATCACGAAAAGAACGAAGATGGGAACGAGGACGGAGCTTTTATTGCAGAAGTTTTGAATTATATGAATACACCTCAATATTTGAGGAAACAAGCTATTCCTATAAAAGCTGAACTAAAGCATGTAGGCATCCTTCCGCCACTTAGGACTCCTCATCATCCTGTTAATAGTCAGCCAGACGTGGGTGATTATAGACAAGGGTTCACTGTTAAAAGAAATAAGAAAGGAACATTTGTTGATATAGGTATGGATAAACTTGCATTCTGTAAAGAGCAACTTACTGTCAAAAAAATATTTGACTTTAAGATTACTAAAATTGCTAAGAAAGAAGTAATAGTCACACCTGATAAACCAGATGACGTTTACTGGGGATACAATGTTATCTCCTCTAATAAGAGTCTTAAAAATAGCTTAAAATTAATTAAACCTGATCTTGTTGTTGAAACTACAAGATATGGAGATTATATTGATTCTATTTTTGATGAATTAAAGCATAAAGTAGATGAACGTAAAAGTATTGCTATTTTATTTGGTGGCCCTTATTCTTCAATTTCAGAAGACGTTTCAAATCCAAACTGGGATTTATACAAGGTTAATACCCTTCCAGGACAGGGAACTGAAACTGTTAGAACTGAAGAGGCAGTTGTCGCTACACTTTCTTTATTTAACTTTATGAGATTTTAA
- a CDS encoding FumA C-terminus/TtdB family hydratase beta subunit, producing MEKKLNVPIQDEDLKELKAGDVVYLTGNILTARDQAHKRIIEQGAPLDIEGAVLFHAGPIIAERDGGYEMVAIGPTTSMRMNPYQSDVLDMGPKIVIGKGGMDDTVREALIRNEALYVVATGGCAALYVDAVEEIESVDWLDLGMPEAMWNLKVKDFGPLIVAMDCHGNSLYD from the coding sequence ATGGAAAAAAAGTTAAATGTTCCTATTCAAGATGAAGATTTAAAAGAATTAAAGGCTGGAGATGTGGTTTATTTAACCGGTAATATTTTAACTGCACGTGATCAGGCACATAAACGCATTATAGAACAAGGTGCACCATTGGACATTGAAGGTGCTGTGCTTTTCCATGCCGGACCTATAATAGCCGAAAGGGACGGTGGCTATGAAATGGTTGCCATAGGACCTACAACCTCCATGAGAATGAACCCCTACCAAAGCGACGTGCTGGACATGGGTCCAAAGATAGTAATCGGCAAAGGCGGAATGGATGACACTGTTCGCGAGGCACTAATCAGAAACGAGGCATTGTATGTCGTTGCAACAGGAGGCTGCGCAGCATTGTATGTCGATGCCGTTGAGGAAATAGAAAGCGTTGATTGGCTTGACCTTGGAATGCCTGAGGCAATGTGGAACCTTAAGGTTAAGGATTTCGGACCGCTCATCGTCGCCATGGACTGTCACGGAAATAGTTTGTATGATTAA